A single window of Penaeus vannamei isolate JL-2024 chromosome 24, ASM4276789v1, whole genome shotgun sequence DNA harbors:
- the LOC113821092 gene encoding uncharacterized protein: MKIFRLIYLAVILLVLLYVGSAMGGSGDIVLAAASENEVGVCLSFKHRKNLTDCCNNTDNMQIIRVFKTSPNQGIFHSYNKKRVLCYELRRKRFRVLKLRDLFCPKVRHKRYNRADLGDGTPRCDDYSLADIKNETITFKKRKYQCMLYEDQSIGFTYISAEKEDKFLAVRNGRVQKVSKKIKEKHKRLFRIPVTNMETIVNNSRNCAR, encoded by the exons ATGAAAATTTTTAG aCTGATATATCTTGCCGTTATCCTGCTGGTGCTGCTGTATGTG GGCTCAGCAATGGGTGGGAGCGGAGACATAGTCCTCGCCGCAGCGTCGGAGAACGAGGTCGGCGTCTGCCTCTCCTTCAAACATCGCAAAAATCTGACCGACTGCTGCAACAATACCGACAACATGC AAATCATTCGCGTGTTCAAGACATCCCCGAACCAAGGCATCTTCCATTCGTACAACAAGAAAAGGGTTCTATGCTACGagctgaggaggaagaggttcCGAGTCCTCAAGTTG AGGGACCTGTTTTGTCCCAAAGTGCGGCACAAGAGATACAACCGGGCGGACCTCGGAGACGGCACACCCCGGTGCGATGATTACTCCCTCGCTGATATCAAAAACGAAACAATTACATTCAAAAAGAGAAAGTACCAGTGCATGTTGTACGAAGACCAGAGCATAGGCTTCACGTACATTTCAGCGGAGAAAGAGGATAAGTTCCTAGCGGTGAGAAACGGTAGAGTGCAGAAGGTCAgcaagaagataaaggagaagcaCAAGAGACTGTTTCGCATCCCTGTGACCAACATGGAAACAATCGTCAACAACAGTAGAAACTGTGCTCGCTGA